A genome region from Chelonia mydas isolate rCheMyd1 chromosome 24, rCheMyd1.pri.v2, whole genome shotgun sequence includes the following:
- the TSTD1 gene encoding thiosulfate:glutathione sulfurtransferase, with the protein MPPSRPACRLQTLLGRAGRSLRLARISSTPAAGGMDRGNVISHKDMKALVTGGKARIIDVRLPGEVANGHIANSVNIPVAEVEEALKMDPETFKMKYGVDKPRMDDENLIFHCQMGRRGAQATEIAMTLGYAKARNYAGGYKEWSEKEGK; encoded by the exons ATGCCGCCGAGCCGGCCCGCGTGTCGGCTGCAGACGCTCCTAGGACGGGCGGGCAGGTCCCTGCGGCTCGCACGAATCAGCAGCACCCCGGCGGCGGGCGGCATGGACAGAG GAAATGTCATTTCCCACAAGGACATGAAAGCACTGGTCACCGGCGGGAAGGCTCGGATTATCGATGTGCGGTTGCCGGGAGAGGTGGCGAACGGCCATATCGCCAACTCAGtcaatattccag TGGCAGAAGTCGAGGAAGCCCTGAAGATGGACCCTGAGACGTTTAAGATGAAGTATGGTGTGGACAAGCCACGGATGGATGACGAGAACTTGATCTTCCACTGCCAGATGGGCAGGAGAGGGGCTCAGGCCACAGAGATCGCCATGACCCTCGGCTACGCCAA GGCCCGTAACTATGCAGGTGGCTACAAGGAATGGTCTGAGAAGGAAGGGAAGTGA